The Celeribacter marinus genome window below encodes:
- a CDS encoding SDR family NAD(P)-dependent oxidoreductase has product MTSLIIGASGGIGAALAARLEAQGDAVTRLSRAAGDFDFSQPDSVGDALAALSGPFDRVIVATGKLDGAGHPPEKSLKALTAAALADQFAVNTIGPALILRELPRLLSRSKPAHVAVLTARVGSIGDNKVGGWYAYRAAKAATNQIVHTAAIELARTHKQACLISYHPGTVATKFTAHYQASHPTVSPDEAAQNLLGVLAGLSVNQSGGFYDWRGDEVAW; this is encoded by the coding sequence ATGACATCACTTATTATCGGCGCATCTGGGGGCATCGGTGCCGCACTTGCGGCGCGTTTGGAGGCCCAAGGCGATGCTGTGACGCGGCTGTCGCGTGCGGCTGGCGACTTCGACTTTAGCCAACCCGACAGTGTGGGTGACGCGCTCGCCGCGCTCAGTGGGCCGTTTGACCGTGTTATTGTTGCGACTGGAAAACTCGACGGTGCGGGGCATCCGCCCGAGAAATCGCTCAAAGCTCTGACAGCTGCGGCCCTCGCGGATCAGTTCGCGGTCAACACAATTGGTCCGGCCCTTATCTTGCGCGAATTGCCGCGTTTGTTGTCGCGCAGTAAGCCCGCGCATGTGGCGGTTCTCACAGCGCGGGTTGGCTCAATTGGCGACAACAAAGTGGGCGGATGGTATGCCTACCGCGCCGCAAAAGCGGCAACCAACCAGATCGTGCACACGGCCGCGATCGAATTGGCGCGCACCCACAAACAGGCCTGTCTTATTTCCTATCATCCGGGCACGGTCGCGACCAAGTTTACGGCGCATTATCAGGCCAGCCATCCGACCGTCTCCCCCGACGAGGCCGCGCAAAACCTTCTTGGGGTTCTTGCTGGATTGAGCGTCAATCAGTCAGGCGGATTTTATGACTGGCGCGGCGATGAGGTTGCGTGGTGA
- the rodA gene encoding rod shape-determining protein RodA, protein MSYLESNMKTVPTGLSKILYVNWALVVLLAAVASVGFIMLYSNAGGSLRPWAEPQMKRFALGVALMLFVGMVPIYFWRNVAGVGYILSFVLLLIVEFFGDVGMGAQRWIDLGFMRLQPSELMKVTLVMFIAAYYDWLDIRKVSRPLFVAIPVLLIALPTVLVLKQPDLGTSILLVLGGAIVMFAAGVSWWYFGAVAAMVGGLVTAVFTSRGTTWQLLKDYQYRRIDTFLDPSSDPLGAGYHISQAKIALGSGGWTGRGFMQGTQSRLNFLPEKHTDFIFTTLAEEFGFLGGFSLLMLYALIVVFCIVSAMRNPDRFGALVTIGIAATFFLFFAVNMSMVMGLAPVVGVPLPLVSYGGSAMLVLMIAFGVVQSAHIHRPRGRK, encoded by the coding sequence ATGAGTTATCTTGAAAGCAATATGAAGACGGTCCCCACGGGCCTGTCCAAAATTCTCTATGTGAACTGGGCCTTGGTGGTCTTGCTTGCGGCGGTGGCCTCGGTCGGGTTCATTATGCTCTATTCCAACGCGGGCGGCTCACTTCGCCCATGGGCAGAGCCACAGATGAAGCGGTTCGCGCTTGGCGTTGCCTTAATGCTGTTTGTTGGCATGGTGCCAATCTATTTTTGGCGCAATGTCGCGGGGGTCGGCTACATCTTGTCGTTTGTCCTTTTGCTGATCGTTGAGTTTTTCGGCGATGTCGGCATGGGCGCTCAGCGCTGGATTGATCTTGGCTTCATGCGACTGCAACCGTCCGAGTTGATGAAAGTCACCCTCGTGATGTTTATCGCCGCCTACTACGACTGGCTCGACATCAGAAAGGTTTCGCGTCCACTCTTTGTCGCAATTCCGGTGCTTTTGATCGCCTTGCCAACAGTATTGGTCCTCAAACAACCCGATCTGGGCACCTCTATTTTGCTGGTGCTCGGCGGTGCGATTGTCATGTTCGCAGCAGGTGTATCATGGTGGTATTTTGGCGCAGTGGCGGCAATGGTTGGTGGTTTGGTCACGGCCGTTTTCACCTCGCGCGGCACCACGTGGCAGTTGCTAAAAGACTACCAATACCGCCGCATCGACACCTTTCTTGATCCCTCATCCGACCCTCTCGGCGCGGGCTACCACATTTCACAGGCGAAAATTGCGCTTGGATCAGGCGGATGGACAGGGCGTGGCTTTATGCAAGGCACCCAAAGCCGCCTCAACTTTTTGCCCGAGAAACACACCGACTTTATCTTTACCACATTGGCGGAAGAATTCGGTTTTCTGGGCGGTTTTTCATTGCTGATGCTCTATGCACTCATCGTCGTGTTTTGTATCGTCTCCGCGATGCGCAACCCTGACCGCTTTGGTGCGCTCGTGACAATCGGGATTGCCGCGACCTTCTTTTTGTTCTTTGCGGTTAATATGTCGATGGTTATGGGATTGGCGCCCGTTGTCGGTGTCCCTCTTCCGCTCGTATCTTATGGCGGCTCGGCGATGTTGGTGTTGATGATCGCCTTTGGCGTGGTCCAGTCCGCACATATCCACCGCCCACGAGGCCGCAAATGA
- a CDS encoding 2-isopropylmalate synthase, which produces MTDTSKQDQVLIFDTTLRDGEQSPGATMSHNEKLEIAGLLDEMGVDIIEAGFPIASEGDFEAVSDIAKNSKNSVICGLARASFKDIDRCMEAVKHAAQPRIHTFIGTSPLHRDITALDMDAMADKIHETVTHARNLCDDVQWSPMDAIRTEHDYLCRVVEIAIKAGATTINIPDTVGYTIPRESSDIIKMLLERVPGADEIIFATHCHNDLGMATANSLAAVEAGARQIECTINGLGERAGNTALEEVVMALKVRNDIMPYATRIDTTKIMNISRRVAQVSGFPVQFNKAIVGKNAFAHESGIHQDGMLKNSETFEIMRPADVGLSGTSLPLGKHSGRAALRAKLEELGFELADNQLKDVFVRFKGLADRKKEVFDDDLIALLHDTAGGEQNDRVKLKSLKVICGTEGPQQASMVLDVDGVEKSADVTGDGPVDATFKAIKEIFPMTTRLQLYQVQAVTEGTDAQATVSVRLEEDGKIATGQSSDTDTVVASAKAYINALNRLLVRREKSAPGADVKEVKYTDAS; this is translated from the coding sequence ATGACTGATACGAGCAAACAGGACCAAGTCCTGATTTTCGACACGACACTGCGCGATGGCGAGCAATCCCCCGGCGCAACCATGAGCCACAATGAAAAACTCGAGATCGCGGGCCTTCTCGACGAGATGGGCGTGGACATCATCGAGGCGGGGTTCCCGATTGCCTCTGAGGGCGATTTCGAAGCCGTCTCCGACATCGCCAAGAATTCTAAGAACTCGGTGATCTGTGGCCTTGCCCGCGCCAGCTTTAAGGATATCGACCGCTGTATGGAGGCCGTGAAACACGCCGCACAGCCACGCATCCACACCTTTATCGGCACCTCGCCGTTGCACCGTGACATCACGGCGCTGGACATGGACGCTATGGCCGATAAAATCCACGAGACCGTGACCCATGCGCGCAATCTTTGCGACGATGTGCAATGGTCACCGATGGATGCCATCCGCACCGAACATGATTATCTGTGCCGCGTTGTCGAAATCGCGATCAAGGCGGGCGCGACCACGATCAACATCCCCGATACGGTCGGCTACACCATTCCGCGCGAAAGCTCGGATATTATCAAGATGTTGCTTGAACGCGTTCCGGGTGCCGACGAGATCATTTTTGCGACCCACTGTCACAACGACCTTGGCATGGCGACCGCCAACTCGCTTGCTGCGGTTGAGGCGGGCGCACGCCAGATCGAATGCACGATCAACGGTCTGGGCGAACGCGCAGGCAACACGGCCCTCGAAGAGGTCGTGATGGCGCTCAAAGTGCGCAACGACATCATGCCGTACGCGACCCGTATCGACACCACCAAGATCATGAACATCTCGCGCCGTGTGGCGCAGGTGTCGGGCTTCCCCGTGCAGTTCAACAAGGCGATTGTGGGCAAGAACGCTTTTGCCCACGAAAGCGGCATTCACCAAGACGGCATGCTCAAAAACTCCGAAACATTCGAGATCATGCGCCCTGCGGATGTGGGCCTGTCGGGGACATCCCTGCCACTTGGCAAGCACTCGGGCCGTGCCGCGCTGCGGGCCAAACTCGAAGAGTTGGGATTTGAGCTTGCCGACAATCAACTCAAAGACGTCTTTGTGCGGTTCAAAGGGTTGGCTGATCGCAAAAAAGAAGTGTTTGACGACGATCTCATTGCCTTGCTGCATGATACGGCGGGCGGTGAGCAAAACGATCGTGTGAAACTCAAATCGCTCAAAGTCATCTGTGGCACCGAAGGCCCGCAACAGGCGTCGATGGTTCTGGATGTCGATGGTGTTGAGAAATCGGCGGACGTCACGGGCGATGGTCCCGTGGATGCGACATTCAAGGCAATCAAAGAGATTTTCCCAATGACCACGCGGTTGCAACTCTACCAAGTGCAAGCCGTGACCGAAGGCACAGATGCACAGGCCACCGTCTCTGTGCGCCTTGAGGAAGATGGTAAAATCGCCACGGGTCAATCGAGCGACACCGACACGGTTGTCGCCTCGGCCAAGGCCTATATCAATGCGCTCAACCGTCTGTTGGTGCGCCGCGAAAAATCCGCCCCCGGTGCGGATGTAAAAGAAGTGAAATACACCGACGCGAGCTAA
- a CDS encoding SseB family protein has translation MNDDLTASEHTAIDHAHAAMIAAPDDDAIRLRFYERVADAELFLLLEDAPQEDQPVTPRIFPVEGDQFVLVFDREERLAAFAGAVPYVALSGRALAQMLSGSGLGLGLNLTVAPSEMLLPADAVGWLNDTLGAAPTETEGTPEEITPPYGLPDVLITALDQKLAITGGLARLAYLVGVSYTGGVKSHILAFVDHVPGAEGALAKLVSEALIFSGVEAGALDVAFFRPSDPACAALARHGLRFDLPEAQSLSAGPSAPGMDPSSPPKLR, from the coding sequence ATGAACGACGATTTGACGGCATCAGAGCACACAGCAATTGATCATGCTCACGCGGCAATGATCGCGGCCCCCGACGATGATGCAATCCGTTTGCGGTTTTACGAGCGTGTCGCAGACGCGGAATTGTTTTTGTTGCTGGAGGACGCACCACAAGAAGATCAACCTGTCACGCCGCGCATTTTTCCCGTCGAGGGCGACCAGTTCGTTTTGGTGTTCGACCGCGAGGAGCGATTGGCGGCTTTTGCCGGCGCTGTCCCTTACGTGGCCCTATCTGGTCGGGCCTTGGCACAGATGCTGAGTGGCTCGGGGCTTGGTCTTGGATTGAACCTTACAGTGGCTCCGTCTGAGATGCTTTTGCCTGCTGACGCGGTGGGCTGGCTTAACGACACACTTGGCGCTGCGCCAACTGAAACCGAAGGTACGCCAGAAGAGATTACCCCACCTTACGGATTGCCCGATGTGCTCATCACTGCACTGGATCAAAAACTGGCGATCACTGGCGGGCTAGCGCGTCTCGCCTATCTCGTGGGCGTGTCGTACACAGGCGGCGTAAAATCGCACATCCTTGCGTTTGTTGATCATGTTCCAGGGGCCGAGGGGGCCTTGGCCAAACTGGTGTCCGAGGCATTGATCTTTTCGGGTGTTGAGGCGGGCGCATTGGATGTGGCGTTCTTTCGCCCGTCCGATCCGGCATGTGCGGCCCTAGCGCGTCATGGTCTACGGTTCGATTTGCCTGAGGCGCAAAGTTTGAGTGCAGGACCTTCGGCCCCCGGCATGGATCCGTCTAGCCCACCAAAGTTGCGATAA
- the mreC gene encoding rod shape-determining protein MreC, whose product MAKDRNTSDTYVRPIRRLLVGLLVLVFLAIFVLWRIDSPRVERMRANLVDTIVPSFEWALVPVTKFVGMVEGFQSYQRIYDQNQELRRELRQMAAWKEAALQLEQKNAKLLDLNQVRIDPKYTYVTGVVMADSGSPFRQSVVLNVGARDGIMDGWATMDGIGLVGRISGVGQNTARVILLTDSNSRLPITIQPSGQRAILSGDNSAQPPLEFIESPELIRPGDRVVSSGDGGVFPAGLVIGQVAMGPDRRLRVALSADYERLDYLRVLRTHEGEKILDPGALIAGPQPVSPFAASTDQNVSQPEEPNDG is encoded by the coding sequence GTGGCTAAAGACAGAAACACATCGGACACCTATGTCCGCCCGATCCGGCGATTGCTGGTCGGGCTTTTGGTGTTGGTCTTTCTGGCAATCTTCGTTCTTTGGCGGATTGATAGCCCGCGTGTTGAGCGGATGCGCGCGAACCTTGTGGACACTATCGTGCCATCCTTTGAATGGGCCTTGGTGCCCGTGACCAAATTCGTTGGCATGGTTGAGGGATTTCAAAGCTATCAGCGCATTTATGACCAGAACCAAGAGTTGCGGCGCGAATTGCGCCAGATGGCCGCGTGGAAAGAGGCTGCACTCCAGCTAGAACAAAAGAACGCAAAGCTGCTTGATCTGAACCAAGTTCGCATTGATCCAAAATATACCTATGTCACGGGTGTGGTTATGGCGGATAGCGGATCGCCGTTTCGTCAATCTGTGGTGCTCAATGTCGGCGCGCGCGATGGCATTATGGACGGCTGGGCGACGATGGACGGGATCGGCCTTGTGGGTCGTATTTCAGGGGTCGGGCAAAACACGGCCCGCGTCATATTGCTCACCGATAGCAATTCGCGTTTGCCAATCACCATTCAGCCCTCAGGTCAGCGCGCTATTCTCTCAGGCGACAATTCAGCTCAGCCGCCCCTAGAATTCATTGAAAGTCCCGAATTGATCCGACCGGGTGACCGCGTTGTGTCATCGGGCGATGGCGGCGTCTTTCCTGCCGGCCTTGTGATCGGTCAGGTTGCTATGGGCCCTGATCGTCGTTTGCGTGTGGCGCTCTCCGCAGATTACGAGCGGCTCGACTACCTGCGCGTCCTGCGCACCCACGAGGGCGAAAAGATCCTTGATCCGGGAGCCTTGATTGCAGGGCCACAACCTGTATCGCCCTTCGCCGCATCCACGGATCAAAATGTGTCTCAGCCCGAGGAGCCAAACGATGGTTGA
- a CDS encoding rod shape-determining protein, whose translation MAGFLGLFSADMAIDLGTANTLVYVKGKGVILNEPSVVAYHVKDGRKQVLAVGEDAKHMLGKTPGSIEAIRPMRDGVIADFDTAEEMIKHFIRKVHKRTTFSKPKIIVCVPHGATPVEKRAIRQSVMSAGARKAGLIAEPIAAAIGAGMPITDPTGNMVVDIGGGTTEVAVLSLGDIVYARSVRVGGDRMDDAIIAYLRRQQNLLIGEGTSERIKTTIGTARMPDDGRGLVMTIRGRDLLNGVPKEIEITQAQVAEALAEPVQQICEAVMQALETTPPDLAADIVDRGVMLTGGGALLGDLDLALREQTGLAISVADEPLNCVALGTGKALEFEKQLRHVIDYDS comes from the coding sequence ATGGCGGGTTTTTTGGGACTTTTTTCGGCGGATATGGCGATTGACCTCGGCACCGCGAACACTCTTGTCTACGTCAAGGGCAAGGGCGTGATCCTCAACGAGCCATCAGTGGTGGCCTATCATGTCAAAGACGGGCGCAAACAAGTCCTCGCTGTTGGCGAAGATGCGAAACACATGCTCGGGAAAACACCCGGTTCCATCGAGGCGATCCGCCCGATGCGTGACGGTGTGATTGCCGATTTTGACACCGCGGAAGAGATGATCAAACACTTCATCCGCAAGGTTCATAAGCGCACGACATTCTCCAAGCCCAAAATCATCGTTTGTGTCCCTCACGGTGCGACACCCGTCGAGAAACGCGCTATTCGTCAGTCTGTGATGTCTGCGGGCGCACGCAAAGCGGGTCTGATTGCGGAGCCGATCGCGGCGGCAATTGGTGCAGGCATGCCCATCACCGACCCGACCGGCAACATGGTTGTCGACATCGGCGGCGGGACGACTGAAGTCGCCGTTTTGTCCCTTGGCGACATCGTATACGCGCGCTCTGTGCGCGTGGGCGGCGACCGTATGGACGATGCAATCATCGCGTATCTGCGTCGCCAACAAAACCTGCTGATCGGCGAGGGCACGTCCGAGCGGATCAAAACCACCATTGGTACGGCACGTATGCCCGATGACGGACGTGGCTTGGTCATGACCATTCGCGGTCGTGATTTGCTCAACGGCGTGCCCAAAGAAATCGAGATTACCCAAGCGCAGGTGGCCGAAGCCCTAGCGGAGCCGGTGCAGCAAATTTGCGAAGCTGTTATGCAAGCGCTTGAAACCACCCCGCCCGACCTTGCGGCAGACATCGTAGACCGTGGCGTGATGCTTACGGGGGGTGGTGCGCTACTTGGTGATCTCGATCTGGCCTTGCGTGAGCAGACAGGTCTGGCGATCTCTGTGGCCGATGAGCCGCTCAATTGTGTGGCTCTGGGAACAGGAAAAGCCTTGGAGTTTGAAAAACAACTCCGCCATGTAATTGATTACGACAGCTAA
- a CDS encoding 2-hydroxyacid dehydrogenase has product MTLTLLFSAPEKLWEGYRNVLPAALKARGIDAHLSRDAAPEDVDYIVYAPNETLTDFTPFVRTKAVLSLWAGVERIVSNPTLTQPLCRMVDDGLALGMRDYVTGHVLRHHLGMDAHIHGLNGVWDQVVPPLARDRTVAVLGLGALGQFCAKALSDLGFNTLGWSRSAKEIEGVTCAHGPEGLRDVLARAQIVVTLLPNTPATENILSRQALALMPKGAVIINPGRGALIDDDAFLAALASGHIGHATLDVFRTEPLPEAHPYWDHPRVTVTPHIAAETRPATASQVIAENVRRSEAGEPLLFSVNKIAGY; this is encoded by the coding sequence ATGACCCTGACGCTGTTATTCTCCGCACCCGAAAAGCTTTGGGAGGGATACCGCAATGTACTTCCCGCGGCACTCAAAGCCCGTGGTATAGACGCGCATCTGTCCCGTGATGCTGCGCCCGAGGATGTGGATTACATCGTCTATGCGCCCAATGAGACCCTCACGGACTTTACGCCATTCGTGCGCACCAAAGCCGTGTTGTCGCTATGGGCGGGTGTGGAGCGCATTGTATCGAACCCAACGCTGACACAGCCGCTTTGTCGTATGGTCGATGATGGTTTAGCGCTTGGCATGCGAGACTATGTGACAGGTCATGTCCTGCGTCATCATTTGGGTATGGATGCACATATCCATGGCTTGAATGGAGTGTGGGATCAGGTCGTCCCACCATTAGCGCGGGATCGCACGGTTGCAGTCTTGGGCCTTGGCGCTTTGGGACAGTTTTGCGCGAAAGCTCTCTCGGACTTGGGGTTCAACACGCTGGGGTGGTCCCGCTCAGCAAAAGAGATAGAGGGCGTGACCTGCGCTCATGGTCCCGAGGGCCTGCGCGATGTCTTAGCTCGCGCCCAAATCGTGGTGACACTCCTGCCCAACACGCCTGCAACCGAAAATATACTCAGCCGTCAGGCGCTTGCGCTGATGCCCAAAGGCGCAGTGATCATAAATCCGGGACGCGGCGCATTAATCGACGATGACGCATTCCTTGCCGCTCTCGCATCGGGTCATATCGGGCATGCGACCCTTGATGTGTTTCGTACTGAACCCCTTCCCGAAGCGCACCCCTATTGGGACCACCCGCGTGTGACTGTGACGCCTCACATTGCGGCAGAAACCCGTCCCGCAACCGCGTCTCAGGTTATCGCTGAGAATGTGCGGCGCAGCGAAGCGGGTGAGCCGCTTTTATTCTCGGTCAACAAAATCGCAGGGTACTAA
- the mrdA gene encoding penicillin-binding protein 2, with product MRRSPQDTATSARKISRRALFLGGSQLAFMGILGLRMRYMQVEQADEFRLMAEDNRIKVRLLPPARGLLYDRNGAVIAENEQTFRIVIRKEDANQIDQVLVELERLINLPPEDQTRVREELRKAGPSAPVTIADRLSWEAFSAVSANGPALPGVTPEVGLSRRYPLHDDFAHMVGYVGPVSDYNLSKMDVIDPLYRIPKFQIGKSGVESQLEEDLRGRAGSLRVEQNARGRIIRELGRQEGIAGANIQLTFDHKMQNFMQARLAGESAAAVILDIETGDVLASGSTPAFDPNLFVRGISVADYNALLENKYRPLPSKSVQGAYPPGSTFKMVTALAALEAGVVTSDETVRCTGHTEVGGRRFHCWKRSGHGNVNLVGSLRHSCDVYYYELAQRTGIENIAEMGRKLGLGDSYALPLPGMSSGLMPDKQWKLKNRGAEWVVGDSLNASIGQGFVLTTPMQLAVMTARIATGRAVIPRLVKSIDGVDQGIQGGEKIDINENMLRAVRQGMYEVSNSSRGTAYASRIADATLQMAGKTGTSQVRNKVVNNNNVPWEERDHALFVSYAPYDNPRYAVSVVVEHGGGGSSTAAPIARDLMLYALHGDLPPLDSYPSSQRGTISERFRNLPLRDTSGSDTEKSRA from the coding sequence ATGCGCCGCTCTCCCCAAGACACAGCGACATCAGCACGTAAAATATCACGCCGCGCCTTGTTTTTAGGCGGCTCGCAACTCGCGTTTATGGGCATTTTAGGATTGCGCATGCGTTATATGCAGGTCGAGCAAGCCGACGAATTTCGCCTTATGGCCGAAGACAACCGTATCAAGGTGCGCCTATTGCCCCCCGCGCGCGGGCTTTTGTATGACCGCAACGGCGCAGTCATCGCAGAAAACGAGCAAACGTTCCGGATCGTTATCCGCAAAGAGGATGCCAATCAAATTGATCAGGTGTTGGTCGAGTTAGAGCGCTTGATCAACTTGCCCCCAGAGGATCAGACCCGCGTGCGTGAGGAATTGCGCAAAGCAGGTCCATCTGCACCCGTCACCATTGCCGACCGGTTGTCATGGGAGGCCTTTTCCGCCGTCTCCGCAAACGGCCCCGCCCTCCCCGGTGTGACGCCTGAGGTTGGACTATCGCGACGCTACCCGCTGCACGACGACTTTGCCCATATGGTCGGATATGTCGGCCCCGTGTCCGACTACAACTTGTCTAAAATGGACGTGATAGACCCTCTATATCGCATTCCTAAATTTCAAATCGGCAAGTCGGGCGTTGAAAGCCAACTTGAAGAAGATTTGCGCGGACGTGCGGGATCGTTGCGTGTCGAGCAAAATGCGCGCGGGCGGATCATTCGCGAGTTGGGCCGCCAAGAGGGCATTGCGGGCGCCAACATTCAGTTGACGTTTGACCACAAGATGCAAAACTTTATGCAGGCGCGACTTGCGGGCGAGAGTGCGGCTGCCGTCATCCTCGATATTGAAACAGGGGATGTTTTAGCGTCTGGCTCAACGCCCGCCTTTGATCCCAACCTGTTTGTGCGCGGCATCTCGGTTGCGGATTATAATGCGCTGTTGGAAAACAAGTACCGTCCCTTGCCATCCAAATCCGTACAAGGCGCCTACCCACCCGGATCGACATTCAAAATGGTCACCGCCCTTGCCGCGTTAGAGGCGGGTGTCGTGACCTCAGACGAGACAGTGCGCTGTACCGGTCACACCGAAGTGGGCGGACGCCGGTTTCACTGCTGGAAACGCTCGGGCCATGGCAATGTCAATCTTGTCGGGTCTTTGCGCCATTCTTGTGATGTGTATTACTACGAACTGGCGCAGCGCACCGGCATTGAAAATATTGCAGAGATGGGTCGTAAACTTGGCCTCGGCGACAGCTATGCGCTCCCCCTTCCCGGCATGAGTTCGGGCCTGATGCCCGACAAACAGTGGAAACTGAAAAATCGCGGAGCCGAATGGGTGGTTGGCGACAGCCTCAACGCCTCCATTGGTCAGGGGTTTGTCCTAACCACACCGATGCAACTGGCGGTTATGACCGCACGCATTGCAACAGGCCGCGCCGTCATTCCGCGCCTTGTGAAATCCATAGACGGGGTCGACCAAGGCATCCAAGGCGGCGAAAAGATCGACATTAATGAGAACATGTTACGCGCGGTACGTCAGGGCATGTATGAGGTGTCCAACTCATCACGTGGCACGGCCTACGCATCGCGTATCGCGGATGCAACCCTCCAGATGGCCGGAAAAACCGGCACGAGCCAAGTCCGCAACAAAGTTGTAAACAACAACAATGTCCCATGGGAAGAACGCGATCACGCGCTTTTCGTCTCCTATGCCCCCTATGACAACCCGCGCTATGCGGTCTCTGTGGTGGTTGAACATGGGGGGGGCGGGTCCTCAACAGCGGCCCCGATTGCGCGCGACCTGATGTTGTATGCGCTACACGGCGACCTGCCGCCACTCGACAGCTATCCGTCGTCACAACGCGGCACGATAAGCGAGCGTTTTCGCAATCTGCCTTTGCGCGACACCTCTGGCTCCGACACTGAGAAGAGCCGCGCATGA
- a CDS encoding cryptochrome/photolyase family protein, which yields MVSRVVLILGDQLSPDISSLKDADRDTDLVVMAEVCAEAEYVAHHPKKIALIFAAMRHFVIELRDLGWRVAYTKLDDPDNTHSLYGEARRYAQTHGADEIVMTQAGEWRLRLEAEESAIPIRQLPDHRFIAAEPEFALWAQGRKALRMEYFYRDMRRKTGLLMDGDAPCGGKWNFDHDNRKPAQVDLFAKGPPQFEPDDITKDVLELVAARFGKNFGDLHPFWLAVTRADARAAQAHFLDHHLADFGTYQDAMLEADKFLHHAVLSPYINIGLLDPLELCREVEKRYRAGDVPLNSAEGFIRQIIGWREYVRGLYILEGPDYTHRNVLDHHRPLPPLYWGAETKMNCMSRAVEQTRTDAYAHHIQRLMVTGNFALLAGVAPYEVHEWYLAVYADAFEWVEAPNTVGMSQFADGGIIASKPYISSGNYINKMSDYCKGCHYKVATKTGEGACPFNLLYWHFLDRHRDRFARNPRMAQMYRTWDRMDDDKCATVLREAEVVLERLSRGAPV from the coding sequence GTGGTGAGCCGTGTCGTTCTGATTTTAGGCGATCAACTGTCACCGGATATCTCGTCGCTCAAAGACGCCGATAGGGACACCGATCTTGTGGTCATGGCCGAGGTCTGTGCCGAGGCGGAGTATGTCGCGCACCATCCCAAAAAGATTGCGCTGATCTTTGCCGCTATGCGCCATTTTGTGATTGAGTTGCGCGACTTGGGTTGGCGCGTTGCCTACACCAAACTGGATGACCCAGATAACACCCATAGCCTCTACGGCGAGGCGCGCCGCTATGCCCAAACGCACGGCGCAGATGAGATCGTGATGACGCAAGCCGGAGAGTGGCGATTGCGCCTTGAGGCAGAGGAAAGCGCGATCCCGATCCGCCAATTGCCCGATCATAGGTTTATAGCGGCTGAGCCTGAATTCGCGCTTTGGGCACAGGGGCGCAAGGCGCTGCGCATGGAGTATTTTTACCGTGATATGCGCCGTAAGACCGGCTTGTTGATGGACGGTGATGCGCCGTGTGGGGGAAAGTGGAATTTCGATCACGACAATCGCAAGCCCGCGCAAGTCGATTTGTTTGCCAAAGGGCCGCCGCAGTTTGAGCCTGATGACATAACGAAAGACGTGCTTGAACTGGTGGCGGCGCGGTTCGGAAAAAACTTTGGCGATTTGCACCCCTTTTGGCTTGCGGTCACGCGCGCGGATGCACGCGCGGCGCAGGCGCATTTTCTGGATCATCATCTTGCTGACTTTGGCACCTATCAAGATGCAATGTTGGAGGCGGACAAGTTTTTGCACCACGCGGTCCTCTCCCCCTATATCAATATAGGGTTGCTGGACCCGTTGGAGCTATGTCGTGAGGTTGAAAAACGTTACCGCGCCGGTGATGTGCCGCTCAACTCTGCCGAAGGGTTTATACGGCAAATCATTGGTTGGCGCGAATATGTGCGTGGGCTTTATATCCTCGAAGGGCCGGACTACACGCACCGCAACGTCCTTGATCACCATCGACCTTTGCCGCCCTTGTATTGGGGGGCCGAGACCAAGATGAATTGTATGTCGCGCGCGGTCGAGCAAACGCGCACAGATGCCTATGCCCACCACATTCAGCGCCTGATGGTGACAGGTAACTTTGCGCTTTTGGCGGGCGTTGCGCCCTATGAGGTGCACGAATGGTATCTCGCTGTTTATGCGGATGCATTCGAATGGGTTGAAGCTCCCAATACGGTCGGCATGAGCCAGTTTGCAGATGGTGGGATCATTGCGTCAAAACCCTACATCTCGAGCGGAAATTACATCAATAAGATGTCCGACTACTGCAAGGGCTGCCACTATAAGGTTGCGACCAAAACGGGTGAGGGGGCATGCCCGTTCAACCTCTTGTACTGGCATTTTCTGGATCGTCACCGCGATAGGTTCGCGCGCAATCCGCGCATGGCGCAGATGTACCGCACTTGGGACCGGATGGACGACGACAAATGCGCAACCGTATTGCGAGAGGCTGAGGTGGTTTTGGAGCGTTTGTCTCGTGGCGCGCCAGTGTAA